One region of Chryseobacterium sp. C-71 genomic DNA includes:
- a CDS encoding zinc-dependent metalloprotease, which yields MKKLLTVIIMLFISQHGFAQTQPEKKADSTTTPHKGLQPYDKIIKKSAVSKSGLFTVDEVDNKYYFQIPDSLLNRYMIVVTRYLSTPEGMGIFGGEKANEQTIYFEKGGNNTVYLRSLQYKQDVRDPESMLAKALAGSNENPIVTAFPIKTINPLTGDIVIEVTDAFKKDNTMFSLENKQKTERKLTSLADDKSFIENIEPYPINIEIKTTKTYTNSNASSGSITLRLNTSIVLLPKTPMRKRFSDERVGFFANKYILFDDEQQRAQTKYIIQRYRLEPNDKDIKKYLSGQLVEPKKQIVYYIDPATPKKWRPYLIAGINDWEKAFEAAGFKNAIVGKEWPEDDKSMSLEDARYSVVRYYASETPNSYGPRVSDPRSGEIIESHVGWYHNVMKLVQKWYMIQVGPLDPKARKMHLDDEVMGQLIRFVSSHEIGHTIGLRHNMGASSATPVEKLRDKKWVEANGHTVSIMDYARLNYVAQPEDHISPEGIYPRIGIYDQWAVNWGYRYFPKANNEFEEEDILSKMTTDSLTANPKLWFGGEGKDEDPRSQREDLGDDAVLASDYGIKNLKRVVPNLIHWTYEPHDAYDNLSQMHKAVVKQYGLYLYHVLKYIGSNYITKRTADEKGSVYQPVPKVKVKAAIDYIGRQLFTAPLWMYPQEIGELIPLKTEEEISDQQNQMLNILLSSGMLYNISLKAMQFEGAYTVTEFLNDVQKTVWVDFSGNEKLDFYRRGLQRSYIEKLSRLLLPKDVQEGKALTTAQRSDVALYGKQHIVKLRIAITKLMEGTTGINKEHFENSLLEIDRITYKLNKNN from the coding sequence ATGAAGAAATTACTGACAGTAATAATCATGTTGTTTATCAGTCAACATGGTTTTGCTCAAACCCAGCCAGAAAAAAAAGCAGATAGCACCACTACGCCACACAAAGGTTTACAGCCCTATGATAAAATCATTAAAAAAAGTGCTGTAAGTAAATCAGGTTTATTTACAGTGGATGAGGTGGATAATAAATATTATTTTCAGATTCCGGACAGTTTACTGAACAGATATATGATCGTGGTTACCCGATATCTTTCAACTCCTGAAGGAATGGGAATTTTTGGTGGCGAAAAAGCCAATGAGCAGACAATCTATTTTGAAAAAGGAGGTAATAACACCGTTTATTTAAGATCGTTGCAGTACAAGCAAGATGTCCGAGATCCGGAGTCCATGTTAGCAAAAGCATTAGCAGGCAGTAATGAAAATCCGATCGTAACAGCTTTTCCTATCAAAACAATAAACCCTTTGACAGGAGACATTGTCATTGAAGTTACAGATGCCTTCAAAAAAGACAATACGATGTTCTCGCTCGAGAACAAGCAGAAGACGGAAAGAAAACTAACATCTCTTGCTGACGATAAATCTTTTATCGAAAATATTGAACCGTATCCGATCAACATCGAAATTAAAACCACAAAAACATACACTAATTCCAACGCAAGCAGCGGAAGCATCACTTTACGACTGAATACATCGATTGTTCTGCTTCCAAAAACACCAATGCGCAAACGTTTTTCCGATGAAAGAGTGGGATTTTTTGCCAATAAATACATTTTGTTTGATGATGAGCAGCAGCGTGCCCAGACAAAGTACATAATTCAGCGTTATCGTTTGGAACCAAACGATAAAGACATAAAGAAATATCTAAGCGGTCAGTTGGTCGAGCCTAAAAAACAGATCGTCTACTACATCGATCCTGCCACTCCAAAAAAGTGGAGACCCTATTTAATTGCCGGCATCAATGACTGGGAGAAAGCCTTTGAGGCTGCGGGTTTTAAAAATGCCATTGTAGGTAAAGAATGGCCTGAAGATGATAAATCGATGAGCCTGGAAGATGCAAGATATTCTGTGGTCCGATATTATGCATCAGAAACGCCTAATTCTTACGGACCTCGGGTAAGCGATCCCAGAAGCGGCGAAATTATAGAAAGTCATGTAGGATGGTATCATAATGTGATGAAATTAGTTCAAAAATGGTATATGATCCAGGTTGGACCTTTAGATCCAAAAGCCAGAAAAATGCATTTGGATGATGAGGTAATGGGACAGCTGATCCGTTTTGTTTCTTCTCATGAAATTGGCCATACCATTGGTTTGCGTCACAATATGGGAGCCAGCAGCGCTACTCCGGTTGAAAAACTCAGGGATAAAAAATGGGTCGAGGCCAATGGCCACACCGTTTCTATTATGGATTATGCCCGACTTAACTATGTGGCACAGCCGGAAGATCATATCAGTCCGGAAGGAATTTATCCACGTATTGGAATCTATGACCAATGGGCTGTAAATTGGGGTTATCGTTATTTCCCAAAAGCGAATAATGAGTTTGAGGAAGAAGATATCCTCAGTAAAATGACTACTGATAGTTTAACCGCCAATCCTAAACTATGGTTTGGAGGCGAAGGAAAAGACGAAGATCCGCGGAGCCAGAGAGAAGATTTGGGCGATGATGCCGTATTGGCAAGTGATTACGGAATTAAGAATTTAAAACGTGTCGTTCCCAACCTGATTCATTGGACGTATGAACCCCATGATGCGTATGATAATTTATCTCAAATGCATAAAGCGGTAGTAAAACAGTATGGTTTGTATCTATATCACGTGCTGAAATACATTGGGAGCAACTACATCACCAAAAGAACGGCAGATGAAAAAGGTTCGGTCTACCAACCTGTTCCCAAAGTAAAGGTAAAAGCTGCGATAGACTATATCGGCAGACAATTGTTCACCGCCCCACTTTGGATGTATCCGCAAGAAATTGGCGAGTTAATTCCTTTGAAAACGGAAGAAGAAATTTCAGATCAGCAAAATCAGATGTTAAATATACTTTTGAGTTCTGGGATGCTCTATAATATCAGTCTGAAAGCCATGCAGTTTGAAGGAGCTTACACGGTTACGGAATTTTTAAATGATGTACAAAAAACAGTTTGGGTAGACTTTAGTGGAAACGAAAAACTCGATTTTTACAGAAGAGGTTTACAGCGTAGTTACATTGAAAAATTAAGCAGACTTCTTTTACCTAAAGATGTACAAGAAGGTAAAGCATTAACCACCGCACAACGCAGTGATGTTGCATTATACGGAAAACAACATATTGTAAAATTAAGAATTGCAATCACAAAGCTAATGGAGGGAACAACAGGAATCAACAAAGAACATTTTGAAAATTCACTGCTTGAAATCGATCGAATAACATACAAACTGAATAAAAATAATTAA
- a CDS encoding RagB/SusD family nutrient uptake outer membrane protein, with protein sequence MKYITIILLSLMMLTAASCEDYTDITPKGALVIETADQFHEMVSLPNRGYPINNFQYLSDDQWMREANVIGKTPNIDILNFTFDESVDRISLMKTSSFYNQAYSYINRWNTIISLVDDSKGDEGTKQLAKAEAKIYRAYDHFLLVNTYAKAYDPQTAANDGGICIMDKFDLEAQPSKSTVAQVYEFIQKDIEEALPYIQVKPLDVYHPSLAFAYAFKAKVHLFKREIAEAQAASEKSLSYNNQIFDLVAYSTQGGPNVIAVPAANNIEVLSYMYMTGYNEMNFAQSSIISPELRTLFGNNDARFNLFFNSTSTTNLDQGSNTAYWATQYTKFFYPTVGMKTTEVYLMLAECYARQNRFNDAVAILNTLRAKRILSGNVNFTVPSTRTAMMQLVINERRKELLLGFNRFFDLKRLNNEADYAKTITRLFPLVNQTVPQKTYTLQPDSRLYIIPFPLSALTKNPKLTLNTNETVPF encoded by the coding sequence ATGAAATATATAACAATTATATTGCTGTCGCTAATGATGTTAACTGCAGCATCTTGCGAAGATTACACAGATATTACTCCAAAAGGAGCATTGGTCATAGAGACGGCAGACCAGTTTCACGAAATGGTATCACTTCCAAACAGAGGGTATCCCATCAACAATTTTCAATACCTGTCAGACGATCAATGGATGAGAGAAGCCAATGTTATAGGAAAAACGCCCAACATCGATATTCTCAATTTTACCTTTGATGAAAGTGTAGATAGAATTTCACTGATGAAAACTTCCAGCTTTTACAATCAGGCATATTCGTACATCAACCGATGGAATACCATTATTTCATTAGTCGATGACAGCAAAGGAGATGAAGGCACGAAACAACTAGCAAAAGCAGAAGCCAAAATTTACAGAGCGTACGATCACTTTTTGCTGGTCAACACTTATGCAAAAGCCTATGATCCGCAGACTGCTGCTAATGATGGTGGAATTTGTATTATGGATAAATTCGATCTGGAAGCTCAGCCATCAAAGTCAACGGTAGCACAAGTTTATGAATTTATACAGAAAGATATAGAAGAGGCGCTACCCTACATTCAGGTAAAACCACTTGATGTATACCATCCGTCATTGGCATTTGCCTATGCATTCAAAGCTAAAGTTCATTTGTTCAAACGTGAAATTGCCGAAGCTCAGGCAGCATCTGAAAAATCGTTAAGCTACAACAATCAGATATTTGATCTTGTAGCTTACAGCACACAAGGCGGACCGAACGTAATTGCTGTTCCTGCGGCCAACAATATTGAAGTATTGAGTTATATGTATATGACGGGCTACAATGAAATGAATTTTGCTCAAAGTAGTATCATCAGTCCTGAACTGCGTACTCTATTTGGGAACAATGATGCGCGTTTTAATTTGTTTTTCAATTCTACAAGTACTACCAATCTCGACCAAGGTTCCAATACAGCCTATTGGGCAACTCAATACACGAAATTTTTCTATCCGACTGTCGGAATGAAAACCACTGAGGTTTATCTGATGCTTGCCGAATGCTATGCCAGACAAAACAGGTTCAATGACGCTGTAGCTATTTTAAATACTTTACGAGCAAAAAGAATCTTATCAGGTAATGTAAATTTCACAGTTCCGTCCACCAGAACCGCAATGATGCAATTAGTCATTAACGAACGCAGAAAAGAATTGCTTCTTGGTTTTAATCGATTTTTTGACCTTAAAAGACTGAATAATGAAGCCGATTATGCAAAAACGATTACACGATTATTTCCATTGGTGAACCAAACCGTTCCTCAAAAAACGTACACATTACAGCCTGATTCAAGATTGTACATTATCCCTTTTCCGCTGTCTGCACTGACAAAAAATCCAAAGCTAACCCTTAATACAAACGAAACAGTTCCATTTTAA
- a CDS encoding SusC/RagA family TonB-linked outer membrane protein: protein MISIFTVTSSFAQTNYTLQGMVTDVDGGGLPGVTVAQKGTPNSLKTDRYGHFTFETNFSEVTLEFSHFGFDRKEEKYTKNNAGSVMVIPMTPAVSLLEEVVVTGYQTLNRSSSTAAITKISQKTLNENLNTNLASALEGRVAGLMFQKNPAGIGGDKPILRGIGTFSSLQVGYSPLLVIDGLPTELTLDEINPYDIESIDVLKDAAAASIYGSRAANGIIVLTTKKGSGNLKVTFNSDLFLAERPNLRDMNYASTSELIDFEQDVYNRERSKFANVATMFNSYGDIGNSSIKYYSPLYQLNRDLEEGKINNSDYNKTLSQWRKNDYNKDYRDNVWQNELRQRYNIAFSAGNNKYNTYVSLNYDQANRRIVNNDSRALNLYAKSSFQVSNWLNATIGLNGTYSNEDVTDGSYGNYDIQKRYERITDENGNRVISPFVGISDGFTSGGIINPGVAEKINGLSGFKPVTFNILDELQQGITKQNSLSLRAFANLKAKIWRGLSFSTQFQYETRRNDNEQYYDINSYKMRYAINSLTGYNPTTNAYTYVEGFSTGGRYRQLSSEVNNYSFRNQLDFSQNLDGGKHSITALLGTEMRETFVPRTVEQLRYGYDPVTLTSSVINSLALSQTGVPSYIYGNNRTLSAGSRVQTEILHRYFSVFSSVGYTILSKYNVTGSYRVDRADLFGVDPRYKNRPLWSVGLGWNVSNESFMKEIQWVNGLKLRATYGINGNVDQTTTPYITARRRNDNLYQSVQYIDIIAQPNPLLRWEKSETRNLGLDYSLFQNKLRGSVDVYRKYSTDLLATTDLDPTVGALTRRINAGALLNKGVEFSIGSDWLNKGEFRIGSTLVVGFNNTTVRKITRAQSNASVYVSSPLDFFLENETYNSLYAYQYGGTINGYPYVLDENGNPSITFDANGNPVSTAIKTVTNSAALVNMGSLTPTYAGSMSQRFSYKGFDLNFLFVFSGGNVMRKETLDMSSDAVNLSGIADRYTDANQNGNVRLFVDFDESVRNYAGTISSQWRNSTANVVDGDYIKLRNISLSYNLPKSFTDESKVVSAKFTLQVNNLWYWSAAGNRIDPEVYSVNSGTRNLPLPKTFLFGFNLTL, encoded by the coding sequence TTGATTTCTATTTTCACTGTCACTTCCTCTTTTGCGCAAACCAATTATACGCTGCAAGGTATGGTAACAGATGTGGACGGCGGTGGATTACCAGGCGTCACCGTAGCGCAGAAAGGCACTCCCAATAGCTTAAAAACAGATCGGTATGGTCATTTTACCTTCGAAACAAACTTTAGTGAAGTCACTTTAGAATTCTCACATTTCGGTTTTGACCGAAAGGAAGAAAAATACACGAAAAATAATGCAGGTTCCGTGATGGTCATTCCAATGACTCCAGCAGTGTCATTACTGGAAGAAGTCGTCGTCACAGGATATCAGACGCTTAACAGAAGCTCCTCCACTGCTGCAATAACAAAAATTTCTCAAAAAACCTTAAACGAAAACCTCAATACCAATTTGGCAAGTGCTCTGGAAGGACGTGTTGCAGGTTTGATGTTTCAAAAAAATCCGGCAGGAATTGGCGGAGACAAACCTATTCTAAGAGGAATCGGAACCTTTTCTTCCCTTCAGGTTGGCTACAGCCCGCTGTTGGTCATTGATGGTTTACCCACTGAGTTGACATTGGATGAGATCAACCCTTATGATATTGAAAGCATAGATGTACTTAAAGATGCAGCTGCAGCCTCTATTTATGGTTCAAGAGCTGCAAATGGGATTATTGTTTTAACAACCAAAAAAGGAAGCGGGAATTTAAAAGTGACTTTCAATTCTGATCTATTTCTTGCTGAAAGACCCAATTTGAGGGATATGAATTATGCCTCTACAAGTGAGTTGATTGATTTTGAACAGGATGTTTATAATAGAGAGCGATCGAAATTTGCCAATGTTGCCACGATGTTCAATAGTTATGGAGATATCGGAAACAGCAGTATCAAGTATTACAGCCCTCTTTATCAGCTTAACAGAGATCTGGAAGAGGGTAAAATTAACAATTCTGATTACAATAAAACGCTTAGCCAATGGAGAAAAAATGACTACAATAAAGATTATCGGGACAATGTTTGGCAAAACGAATTAAGACAACGTTATAATATTGCATTTTCGGCTGGAAACAACAAGTACAATACGTATGTATCATTGAATTATGATCAGGCAAACAGGCGTATTGTGAACAACGATAGCCGTGCATTAAATCTTTATGCAAAGAGCAGTTTTCAGGTCAGTAACTGGCTAAATGCGACCATTGGTTTAAACGGAACTTACAGTAATGAAGATGTTACGGATGGCAGTTACGGAAATTATGATATTCAAAAAAGGTACGAACGTATTACTGATGAGAATGGAAATCGAGTAATATCACCATTTGTGGGTATCAGTGACGGTTTTACCTCCGGAGGGATTATCAATCCGGGAGTGGCTGAAAAAATAAATGGACTAAGTGGTTTTAAACCTGTCACTTTTAATATTTTAGACGAGCTTCAACAAGGTATTACAAAACAAAACTCGCTAAGTTTGAGAGCCTTTGCCAACCTAAAAGCCAAGATCTGGAGAGGTTTAAGTTTCAGCACACAATTTCAGTACGAAACAAGAAGAAACGATAACGAGCAGTATTATGATATTAATTCTTATAAGATGCGTTATGCGATCAATTCTTTAACCGGATATAATCCCACAACAAATGCCTACACCTACGTAGAAGGTTTTTCAACAGGAGGACGATACAGGCAATTGAGCAGTGAGGTAAACAATTATTCTTTTAGAAACCAACTGGATTTCAGTCAGAATCTTGATGGAGGCAAGCATTCTATTACAGCTTTATTAGGTACCGAAATGCGTGAAACTTTCGTCCCCAGAACAGTTGAACAGTTACGATACGGTTATGATCCTGTTACCCTCACTTCTTCAGTAATCAATAGTCTTGCATTGAGCCAGACCGGCGTTCCGAGTTACATTTATGGAAATAACAGAACCTTATCAGCCGGATCAAGAGTGCAGACAGAAATTTTGCATCGTTATTTTTCGGTATTTAGCAGTGTCGGTTATACTATTTTATCAAAATACAATGTGACAGGAAGTTACCGAGTAGACAGAGCCGATCTCTTTGGAGTAGATCCCAGGTACAAAAACCGTCCGTTGTGGTCTGTAGGTTTAGGATGGAATGTGAGCAACGAAAGTTTCATGAAAGAAATCCAATGGGTAAACGGACTTAAACTGAGAGCTACTTATGGCATCAACGGAAATGTAGACCAGACCACAACACCCTACATTACAGCGAGAAGAAGAAATGATAACTTGTACCAATCCGTACAGTATATCGATATTATAGCTCAGCCCAATCCTTTATTACGGTGGGAAAAATCAGAAACGAGGAATTTGGGATTGGATTACAGCCTGTTTCAAAATAAATTAAGAGGAAGCGTAGACGTTTATCGTAAATACAGTACCGATCTATTAGCGACCACAGATCTGGATCCTACGGTTGGCGCACTCACCAGAAGAATTAATGCCGGAGCATTGCTCAACAAAGGCGTTGAATTCAGCATAGGTTCTGATTGGTTGAATAAAGGAGAATTTCGAATAGGTTCTACCCTGGTTGTAGGTTTTAACAATACAACGGTTAGAAAAATAACAAGAGCACAATCCAATGCGTCGGTGTATGTGAGTTCTCCGCTAGACTTCTTTTTGGAAAATGAGACCTACAATAGTTTGTACGCTTATCAGTATGGAGGAACTATCAATGGATATCCTTATGTTTTAGATGAAAATGGAAATCCATCCATTACTTTTGATGCCAATGGAAACCCGGTTTCAACTGCAATAAAAACAGTTACAAATTCTGCCGCCTTGGTCAATATGGGAAGTTTGACACCCACCTATGCAGGTTCTATGTCACAAAGATTTTCATATAAAGGATTCGATTTGAATTTCCTATTTGTGTTCTCAGGAGGAAATGTGATGCGTAAGGAAACTCTTGATATGAGTTCAGATGCAGTCAATCTTTCGGGTATTGCTGATCGGTATACAGATGCCAACCAAAATGGCAATGTACGATTGTTTGTAGATTTTGATGAAAGTGTGAGAAATTATGCAGGAACGATCAGCAGTCAATGGCGAAATTCAACTGCCAATGTGGTAGACGGCGATTACATCAAGCTTAGAAACATTTCATTAAGTTATAATCTGCCGAAATCTTTTACTGATGAAAGTAAAGTTGTGTCGGCTAAATTTACTTTACAGGTCAATAATCTCTGGTACTGGAGTGCCGCAGGAAATCGGATTGATCCGGAAGTATATTCGGTCAACAGCGGTACACGAAATCTGCCATTGCCAAAAACATTCCTATTCGGTTTTAATCTTACACTTTAA
- a CDS encoding SCO family protein yields MQPNNRSEKRNSAIRKFVVPTLVFAGLFAVISFGTGYFKKELYSVMKVPDFELTDQNNKKTSNKDMLGKVYLVEFFYSTCPTICPIMNSNLKHIMEEIDSPDLGVISISIDPENDTPEILKAHESKIGIKSPNWHLLTGDRDYIGKIADQFNIYVGDKDDDSESLNHSGMIALVDQEGNIRCRFGKNNVPILYYSGLNYEDPEGLNTDLKGKYHPDRELLIEDIRKLLK; encoded by the coding sequence ATGCAGCCAAATAATCGTTCAGAAAAGAGGAACTCAGCAATTCGAAAATTTGTTGTTCCTACGTTGGTCTTTGCAGGTCTGTTTGCAGTTATTTCTTTTGGAACCGGATACTTCAAAAAAGAATTGTACTCGGTCATGAAAGTTCCCGATTTTGAACTGACCGACCAAAACAATAAAAAAACTTCAAACAAAGATATGCTGGGCAAGGTGTATCTGGTAGAGTTTTTCTACAGTACCTGCCCTACGATATGCCCGATTATGAATAGCAATTTGAAGCACATAATGGAGGAAATTGACAGTCCTGATCTTGGAGTGATCTCTATCAGCATCGATCCTGAAAATGACACCCCTGAGATTTTGAAGGCTCACGAAAGTAAAATTGGCATCAAATCTCCCAACTGGCATCTTTTAACAGGCGACAGAGACTATATCGGAAAAATTGCCGATCAGTTCAATATTTATGTCGGTGATAAAGATGACGATTCTGAAAGCCTGAACCACAGTGGTATGATCGCATTGGTAGATCAGGAGGGTAACATAAGATGCCGTTTCGGTAAAAACAATGTTCCTATCCTCTATTATTCAGGATTGAATTATGAAGATCCTGAAGGACTCAATACGGATCTTAAAGGAAAATACCATCCCGACCGAGAACTTTTGATTGAAGATATTAGAAAGCTTCTAAAATAA
- a CDS encoding YHS domain-containing protein, with amino-acid sequence MKSTVILIAVLSLSLTSCKKEEEFKINHKKSMTAGVDIKNVKVVNEEDPICKMKTAQYLKDTAVYKNKIYGFCSSGCKETFKKTPEKYAAK; translated from the coding sequence ATGAAATCAACAGTAATTTTGATAGCAGTGCTGTCATTATCCCTTACGTCTTGTAAAAAAGAAGAAGAATTTAAAATTAACCACAAAAAATCGATGACCGCTGGCGTCGACATAAAAAATGTGAAGGTGGTCAATGAAGAGGATCCCATCTGTAAAATGAAAACAGCTCAATATCTAAAAGATACTGCAGTTTACAAAAATAAAATCTACGGATTCTGTTCATCTGGCTGTAAAGAAACATTCAAAAAAACTCCAGAGAAATATGCAGCCAAATAA
- a CDS encoding helix-turn-helix domain-containing protein, which produces MNLSDINICDENCPVRKSLQLLSGKWTLLILYQINDQKVRYGELKRKIPGISEKMLIQELNRLIEYELVQKKSFPQIPPKVEYTLSEKGLSTLPIIEQLATFGLNHLV; this is translated from the coding sequence ATGAATTTAAGCGATATCAATATTTGTGACGAAAACTGTCCTGTCCGAAAATCTCTTCAACTTTTAAGCGGAAAATGGACTTTATTGATTTTATACCAGATCAATGATCAGAAAGTAAGGTACGGGGAATTAAAGCGTAAAATCCCGGGAATCAGTGAAAAAATGCTCATTCAGGAATTGAATAGATTGATAGAGTACGAACTGGTTCAAAAAAAATCTTTTCCTCAAATTCCGCCGAAAGTAGAATATACATTGTCTGAAAAAGGCTTAAGCACATTACCCATTATTGAGCAGTTAGCCACATTTGGACTTAATCATCTTGTTTAA
- a CDS encoding AraC family transcriptional regulator, which produces MKTINFHKTECGVDFFINILNQDTINYLQTDVHNTDYFEVVFFSKAEGTVHINDTKINIHDNSIVFISAFQKRAWKIKQDGLEFKTLIFREDFLNEFFADKFFTHKMLFFYQLNHELLLNVSDSEMKRFNEFLVEIKTELVHTKKDSVHIIRSILYYLLQTINRRYASANDLMIEKDDKNYAVQYKSLLEKHICQKKNIEDYTVLLNISRITLNKAVKEQYNVTATELLKQRLLAEIKDRLVYSNKTVSEISFDLNYAEPGHMMRFFKMQTGMTTSEYLESLSTV; this is translated from the coding sequence ATGAAAACAATCAATTTTCACAAAACAGAATGCGGTGTAGATTTTTTCATCAATATTCTGAATCAGGACACCATCAACTATCTGCAGACCGATGTCCACAATACTGACTATTTTGAGGTTGTTTTTTTTTCGAAAGCTGAGGGTACAGTACATATTAATGATACCAAAATTAATATTCACGATAACTCAATCGTATTTATCTCAGCTTTTCAAAAGAGAGCCTGGAAAATTAAGCAAGATGGACTTGAGTTCAAAACTTTAATATTCAGGGAAGACTTTCTCAATGAATTCTTTGCTGATAAATTTTTCACTCACAAAATGCTGTTTTTTTATCAGCTCAACCATGAGTTACTTCTCAATGTGAGTGATTCTGAAATGAAAAGGTTCAATGAATTTCTGGTAGAAATCAAAACTGAACTTGTGCACACAAAAAAAGACAGCGTTCACATTATCAGATCGATCCTGTACTACCTTTTACAAACCATAAATCGACGGTATGCCTCTGCTAACGATCTAATGATTGAGAAGGACGATAAAAATTATGCAGTACAATATAAATCTCTTCTTGAGAAACACATCTGTCAGAAAAAAAATATTGAAGATTACACCGTTTTATTAAATATCAGCAGGATTACCCTTAATAAGGCAGTCAAGGAACAATATAATGTGACTGCTACAGAACTTCTAAAACAGCGTTTATTGGCGGAAATAAAAGATCGATTGGTTTACTCTAATAAAACAGTTTCGGAAATATCTTTTGATTTGAACTACGCTGAACCGGGGCATATGATGAGATTTTTTAAAATGCAGACAGGAATGACTACCTCCGAATATCTGGAAAGTCTAAGCACGGTGTAA
- a CDS encoding cysteine hydrolase family protein, translating to MSKQALIIIDIQNEYFENGNLTLVNPVEASLNAGKVLEHFRAKKLPIAHIQHLSADPEALPIFVEGTPGAEIHENVKPLDGEQIFQKYYPNSFRETGLGEYLKENGVTEVIITGMMTHMCVDATTRAAFDFGYKCTVIGDACASKDLEINGKTVKADDVHHAFLAALEFFYGEIKTTDEFLNAVS from the coding sequence ATGAGCAAACAAGCATTAATTATCATCGATATCCAGAATGAATATTTTGAAAACGGAAATCTCACATTGGTCAATCCTGTTGAGGCAAGCCTGAATGCTGGTAAAGTTCTTGAGCATTTTCGTGCAAAAAAGTTGCCTATTGCACACATTCAGCATCTATCGGCTGATCCCGAAGCATTGCCGATTTTTGTAGAGGGAACGCCTGGAGCTGAAATCCACGAAAATGTAAAACCCTTAGATGGAGAGCAAATCTTTCAAAAGTATTATCCAAACAGTTTTAGAGAAACTGGGCTAGGTGAATATTTGAAAGAAAACGGCGTGACAGAAGTAATTATCACAGGAATGATGACCCATATGTGTGTTGATGCGACTACAAGAGCAGCATTTGACTTTGGTTATAAGTGTACTGTTATCGGTGATGCCTGCGCATCAAAAGATTTGGAAATCAACGGAAAGACGGTAAAGGCCGATGATGTACATCACGCTTTTTTAGCAGCATTGGAATTTTTCTACGGCGAAATAAAAACTACGGACGAGTTTTTAAATGCTGTTTCTTAA